Genomic window (Carassius carassius chromosome 36, fCarCar2.1, whole genome shotgun sequence):
tatcagttggTGCACCGTATGtcccaataatatgtcttagtaagcTATTTAATTGCTTAGTTCTATAATCAAAGCTCTGTTTGCTTTCTGAAGGCAACAAATCATCTTGCATGGGGACCTCAACTGAGATATTAATGTTAGGAATGTCAGCTGTTTATtaccacaaataaatatttatagacATTTGGACATGGACAATTTTTTTCACCTAGAAAATAGCAAAGATCCTACTTTAAATGCAGTAACTTATTCCCAGAGCCACAAAGTCGAAAAATATTGTCTCTCAGAGCCTGAACACTCAGCCCATAGATGACTGGATTTAGAATCGGTGGAAATATCAAGAAATAAAGAGACATaaacatttgtgtttcaaaggaaAGATAACTTGTGTCAAAGCGACTTTGTACAATTTCAAAAAAACATCCCACACTATAGTtcagtattgcaaataaatgtggACTGCAGGTCTTCAGTGCTTTTATTTTAGACTCCTTAGTGGCAGTAAAGCATATTTTCAGAATATGTCTGTATGAATAGAAAGTCATTGCAAGCTGAGGAAAAGAGTTTGCAACAACAAAAATCAATCCCAAAATGTTCTCAATATATGTGTTCCCACAAGACATTTTGAACAGATAAAAGTTGAGGCAGTAAACCCTCCCCAGGTGGTTTTGACAGATTGTTAAGCGCAAAGTCAAACTAAAAAACATAACGAATGCCACTAAAGGATACCCCCATGAGAAGGCAATCAGTTTATACACTTTTGTGATTGTCATAATACTGTGATACTGCAGCGGGTAGCAGATGGCCACATACCGATCGTAGCACATCACAGACAGGATGGTGAACTCTATCATAGAATATGTGTGAAGGAAGTAGACCTGAGCCTTACAACATGCCAAAGATACCTCATGAGAAGGAGACATTAAAGTACCCAGCAAGGGGGGGAGCAAAGCTGTGCCACCGTAGATGCCATTTACAGCCAAGTTACACAGAAAGTAATTCATAGG
Coding sequences:
- the LOC132116564 gene encoding olfactory receptor 4B13-like; protein product: MKNSSAVSTIVLEAFYRMEDLKYLYFVIFLMLYMLILFANAIVIFVIIINKVLHNPMNYFLCNLAVNGIYGGTALLPPLLGTLMSPSHEVSLACCKAQVYFLHTYSMIEFTILSVMCYDRYVAICYPLQYHSIMTITKVYKLIAFSWGYPLVAFVMFFSLTLRLTICQNHLGRVYCLNFYLFKMSCGNTYIENILGLIFVVANSFPQLAMTFYSYRHILKICFTATKESKIKALKTCSPHLFAILNYSVGCFFEIVQSRFDTSYLSFETQMFMSLYFLIFPPILNPVIYGLSVQALRDNIFRLCGSGNKLLHLK